The window GCCGGCAACAATACCTACAAGCGCTCCGCGCGAACCGGTCAAGAAAAATATAACGAGCTCAAAAAACGCGAGCGCCGCAAAAAGCACGCGAAGATACGTATTTCTGACATAAAAGAAAAAATACCCCAAAAGGAAGATGTGAAAAGTTAAATACGCGGCAACATATAACGGATTTCCCAGGGTTGAAATAACCCGGTCGCTATCGGCGAATGTTGTCACCGCCCCCGCGTATTCAAGCAGCCCATAAAATGACAAGAGAACACTTGCGGCAATAGACATCCCGAAAAGGACAAACCAATCTCTCCGCTTCTGAAACACGCCTACAAGTACCAACAACAAGAGAAGTAAATGGAAATACGCGATGAATCCTTCCATGCGCTCAAAATTTGACCAAAAACTGTACGACGGATCAGTACTAAAAACGCTTGCAAGAAATGCCACCCCTATCAATAAAGAAAAAGCGATTATGATAAAGCTTTTTTTGGGCCAATAGTGCTTAAAATTGAGTATAAGCAGGCCGATCCAGCCGGCGGCAACAACATCAACAATCCCCCGAAAAAGAAAATTTTTAGTGGTAATATACGGAAAAAACGCGCTCTTTGAAACGATTAACAATGTGAACGGCAACGCATAAATGCCGATACGCACTACCCATAACAATATTTTTTCTAATTCTCTTGATTGCATAAGTAATTAAAGACTATCACAGTCCCCTATAAAAATAAATGCGCTATTATTGTAAACGTTTTTTGACGATATCCGCGATAAAATCTTCTGTTATCTGCACCGCTTCGTGCGTAGCGCCTCCTATGTGCGGAACGATAATGAGCCTGCCCATCTTCTCAAAATCTTCAAAAGAAACGCATGCATGATTATATAACTCATTCCCGCTTAAGTGCTTGCCGCCTCCCATATCCTCGCGCGCCATAACATCAAGCGCCGCGCCTTTTATCCATCCTTCTTTCAAGGCGCACAACAACGCTTCTTCATCAACAAGTTCTCCGCGCGCCGTATTTACAACATAGGGCGTTTTTTCTTTCATCAATGCAAAATGTCTCCGCTGCAAAATAACTTCCGGCCTCTCCTGGTCATATGACGCATGCATGGATATAATATCTGCCCTTTTGCATAATTCTTCTAATGACAATGCTTTTTTTGCCGACCGTGCTGTTTTTTTGTACGGATCATAAAATAATACATTCATCCGAAACGCCTTTGCATATTGCGCGACAATTTTTCCTAAACGTCCGAACCCTATGATGCCGAGCGTCTTCCCCGCAAGCTGGTTGCCTTTGAAGGCATCTCGGTTCCATCTTTCGGAAGCGCTGCCAACACCTCTGCTGTTACCGTATCCGGTAACGGTGCCATACGCCCAAGGAATATTTCGAGCTAATGCCAATATAAGCCCCCACGTCATCTCCGCGGTTGAGGGGATATGTTTTAAAAATCCTGTGCGCCCCTTCAGAGAAATGATTTTTATTTTTCTCTTCTTGGCTTCTCTCGTATCAATGTGATTCAGCCCTGTTGTATTTGTCGCAATTATTTTGAGATTTGGCATCTTATCCATCCACAAAAAGTCTATTTTATGCCTAAGACGCACCACGAGAACATTCGTATGCGCAAGGAAATCTTTTCTCTCATCGTCACTCGTCACTGACAGCGCAAGATCATCCTCCCAAAACCGGACATTACCAAGAGCGCGATAGATGGTAACCGCATTTGGAGAATAATCATGTTTTCCTTCTAAAATAAGTATGTTCATACTCCTTTTTCCAACCGTATTAATGCTTTTTCGGCGACCTCCCAATCTTCGGGCTCATCAATGTCAACTATGTATTTTGTTTCTATTGTATATGGGGCAACCCGCTTCCCATAAAAATGAGGGTCCTTTCCCTCAAATAAAAGATCTGTCTTAAAAAGATAGATCGCGCCAACGCTCCAATATGCATCTTTAAGGTCCTGCCGCCGTATCGCGCGGTTGCGCACCGGATCACCGTTTATCAACTCCATAAAACCGTCATCCCGTATGACCATGCCCTTATACGGGCTGAATTGCTTCGGTATCTTTGAAACGCTCAACACAGTGTCTGCGCCGGCATCAAGAAGAGCAACGGCGTCCTTGATATGAAAAGGCTGACGCAACGGCGAAGTCGGCTGTAATATCATCACATAATCAGGTTTATATCCTTCCCGCTCCTTGAGCCACTCTACCGCATGCCGAATGACCGGTAAATGCGCCGTATTGTCTTTCGCTAATTCTTTCGGCCGTATGAACGGAACTTCGCATCCATAGCGTTTCGCGACTTCCGCTATGTCTGCGTCATCGGTTGAAAGAATAAGACGGTCAAATACCTCGGATCTTTGCGCAGCAGCGATCGTATAAAAAATAAGCGGCTTTCCCAAAAGCGGCTTTACATTTTTGCCCGGAATTCCTTTCGAACCTCCACGCGCAGTAACAATGCCTAATATTTTTTTATGGCTCTTGCTCATGGAATGTTTTTTGAATATACAGAGGAACTGTCGCAAGTGTTTCCGCGATACGCTCTGCGGTGTTTTCTCCATGGTACATGCTTGACGCCGGATACCGCCCATGCGTCATCTGCTTTTGTATCGCCTTTTTTATGTCTTCTTTTGTGTCAGAAACCTCTACGACATTTTCTGAACGCAATCGTCCGTTTTGCCGCGTGCCTGTCATAACAACAGGAACTCCCAAGTACGAACACTCTTTTATGCCCGCTGAAGAATTCCCGATAAGCATTTTAGTGTTTTTCAGCAACGCAAGAAAAACTTTCGGCGGCAAATACCGCGTGAATCTGATGGTATGACCCTCTGCCGTATCACGAAATCTGCGGAGCTCGTGCGAGATTTCTTCAGCACCTGCGTCAAAATTCGGCCAAAACCATAACGCGGGCATCCCTGTTTCATGTACCGCCTCCAAAAGCATCCGTGTTTTTTCTCCCAATGTTCCTACCTCAGTGCTTACGGGATGATACATCACCATCAAAAAATCATTATTGAATGCGATGCGCGCGCCACTCCCCGTTTCATCAAAATCTATAACGTCTGCCGAGTCGGTGGCGGCTTTGTGCACCAGCTCAACATCGGGACTGCCGAAATTAAATACATATTCCGGCCGCTCTCCCATGCAGATGACCCGCTTACGCGCATCTTCATTCGTCGTAAAGTGGATGTGCGCAAGCTTGGTAATCGCATGCCTTACTGATTCGTCGAGTGTCCCCGAAACATCTCCTCCTTCAATGTGCGCAACAGGGATATTCATGTACGCCGCTGCAGTTGCCGCCGCAAGTACTTCAAACCGGTCCCCGCGCACAAGCACAAGATCAGGCTGTATTGCTCCGAAAATCGTCGAGAACTCTATTGTTCCAAGTCCCGCGGTTTTTGCTTTTGTGATGCCGTCACTGCCTTCCAAATTGAAATATGCATCATGAATATGAGTAAATCCTCCGCGCCGCAATTCTTCCTTTATGTTTGTAAACTTGGAAAGATACTTTGGAAGAAGAGCAGCTCCCCCGACAATAATGTGCAGCTCCGTATCATCACGCCTGCGGAGCTCTTCAAGTATCAAAAAATTCCTGCTGTAATGAATAAAGCTCGTAATTACAAAACAAATTTTTCTTTTCTTATTCATATGTCGTCTGTCTTTTTTCTATAAAAATAATTGACGAAATAATATATATGTATTGTAGTATGGTTTTTGCTACCTGTCTCCCTAAGTAGCCCGTTCTTCGTGCGTCCCTCTCATTTCTCTCCCCTGAGATACAATAATATGGCATTATAATACAATTTATCACCCCACCTAGTCTAGACTTGACAGTAATAAAAAAGAGTGGAATTTTAATTCCACTCTTTTGCTCAAAAACCCCTACACAATGATGTCTTTAGTGATGGGATCGTATTTTTTTAAAGCTTTCGTTATCGTCTTTCCCAATACAGATTCATACTCTTCTGAGGGCAGCCCGCCGGCATATTGCTGGGGTCGCATGGCATAAAGCACATCTTTTGTGAGAACAGTGCCTACAGACATGTCATGACCCGCCATAAGCGATTTTCTGAATAATGGACGGAAAGCCGACTCTCCTTCTTGGAGACACTTTTCTCTGGGTGCTGTCTGCGCTCTCTTTGCAAAATCACTCGCCAGCACTGCTTTTTTTCTGGAGCCGCTCTCATATGCCGCATGCGCGCGATCCACTAATTCTTTAAATTCGCCAGGTGTAAATGACACCTTATGGTCAGCGCCATACAACTCGCGGTCCATAGAAAAATGTTTTTCTATAATCGTTGCGCCCAAAGCTACCGCCGTCTCTACCGAATCAAATGAAAGAGAATGATCCGAAAATCCTATCGGCATCTGAAATATCTCTTTATATAGCTCTATTGTTGGGAGACGAAGCTCCTCTGGCGGGCAAGGATATTGCGACACGCAATGCAAAAGTGCAACCTTATCATTCTTCTCCCGCAAAAAGGCAACTGCTCTTTTTACTTCTTCAAGGGTGCTCATCCCCGAAGAAATAATAATTGGCTTGCCGCTCTCACGCATATAATCGAGCATAACAAAATCCAAAATATCACCCGAACCGATTTTCCAAAATTGCATGCCTACAGAATCCAGCATTTTTGCAGCACCCCGGCTCATTGGCGTAGAAAGAAAATATATCCCCTTTTTATCACAATACGCCTTTAAGGGCTTCCAAAAAGCTTCAAACGGAGTGGCGTTTGTATTACGCGTTACCCAAGAATATCGATCGCTCCCTTTAAAGTGAGGCGCTGTTACATCAATATCAAGCTGCTCGTCTTCAACATTATGTGTCTGCCATTTTACGGCATCAACACCTGCTGCGGCCGCTTCGTCAACGAGCTGTTTTGCATTCGCCAAATATTCCTCTACCGAGCGATCTTCTTCCGTTTGGATGAAGTTCTTTCCTGCTTCGGCGATAATAAAAAGGTCCGTGCTTAGCTTTTCCCAGATCATATCCATGCCTCCTCTTTGTTTGTGAATGTTCATGCCAAAAGAATATAAAACACATACCAAAATGTCAACCAGATGTATTGTCACCCTTCGGCAAGTTTAGAATAAGCTCAAGGCAAGCTACCAAGAATACCCATAAATAGAATATAAAAAAAGCGGGCACATGAGGCCCGCCCGCAAAAACTAATAAGCTAGATCTAATATTCCACATCATCCTTATACGCGATAACTTTTACATGAGAAACGCCCGCGCGCCCGGAAAGCTCCCGCACAAATTCATCAATACGAAGGGTGTCAATAAACTTTACATGATACACCATCTCGGACGCAGTACCTCCCTCTCGTGCGTTAATGTTCAAAAGCATGCTATTTTTTATGTATTTCTGAAACAACTCCTCAAATGAGTGGGACCCGCCGTCCTTACTGTCCACAATAAACGAAAGCAGATGTTCGTGCGAA is drawn from Candidatus Niyogibacteria bacterium CG10_big_fil_rev_8_21_14_0_10_46_36 and contains these coding sequences:
- a CDS encoding acylneuraminate cytidylyltransferase, whose amino-acid sequence is MGGIRRQACTMEKTPQSVSRKHLRQFLCIFKKHSMSKSHKKILGIVTARGGSKGIPGKNVKPLLGKPLIFYTIAAAQRSEVFDRLILSTDDADIAEVAKRYGCEVPFIRPKELAKDNTAHLPVIRHAVEWLKEREGYKPDYVMILQPTSPLRQPFHIKDAVALLDAGADTVLSVSKIPKQFSPYKGMVIRDDGFMELINGDPVRNRAIRRQDLKDAYWSVGAIYLFKTDLLFEGKDPHFYGKRVAPYTIETKYIVDIDEPEDWEVAEKALIRLEKGV
- the neuC gene encoding UDP-N-acetylglucosamine 2-epimerase (hydrolyzing); translated protein: MNKKRKICFVITSFIHYSRNFLILEELRRRDDTELHIIVGGAALLPKYLSKFTNIKEELRRGGFTHIHDAYFNLEGSDGITKAKTAGLGTIEFSTIFGAIQPDLVLVRGDRFEVLAAATAAAYMNIPVAHIEGGDVSGTLDESVRHAITKLAHIHFTTNEDARKRVICMGERPEYVFNFGSPDVELVHKAATDSADVIDFDETGSGARIAFNNDFLMVMYHPVSTEVGTLGEKTRMLLEAVHETGMPALWFWPNFDAGAEEISHELRRFRDTAEGHTIRFTRYLPPKVFLALLKNTKMLIGNSSAGIKECSYLGVPVVMTGTRQNGRLRSENVVEVSDTKEDIKKAIQKQMTHGRYPASSMYHGENTAERIAETLATVPLYIQKTFHEQEP